Proteins encoded together in one Chitinophaga varians window:
- a CDS encoding DUF2867 domain-containing protein, whose amino-acid sequence MIEYFDRRTGKITDRKTTLERIWAIGGQRGWYYGNWMWKLRGYMDEIAGGPGLRRGRRHPSDLRAGDYLDVWRVQVADREAGRLLLYAEMKLPGEAWLEFRIVDGHLVQTASFRAKGLAGKLYWYTMLPFHGFIFPGMIRKLI is encoded by the coding sequence ATGATAGAGTATTTTGACAGAAGAACTGGAAAAATAACAGACAGGAAGACTACGTTGGAGCGGATATGGGCCATAGGCGGGCAACGTGGGTGGTATTACGGCAACTGGATGTGGAAGTTACGCGGTTATATGGACGAGATAGCGGGAGGGCCCGGGTTAAGGCGGGGCCGCAGGCATCCGTCAGATTTACGGGCGGGGGATTACCTGGACGTGTGGCGGGTGCAGGTAGCAGACCGCGAAGCGGGCAGGCTGCTCTTATACGCAGAAATGAAATTGCCGGGTGAAGCCTGGCTGGAGTTTAGGATTGTGGATGGCCATCTGGTGCAGACAGCCTCTTTCAGGGCGAAAGGTTTAGCAGGAAAATTGTATTGGTATACTATGTTGCCCTTTCACGGGTTTATATTTCCGGGAATGATCCGTAAACTAATTTAA
- a CDS encoding L-histidine N(alpha)-methyltransferase yields MQTTVIPGRTVLCKRKPVTGTFYQEVVKGLSAPQKYLDSKYFYDAEGDRLFQEIMQCEEYYLTGCEMEILASRSAEIASALAQHASTFDVVELGAGDATKSIHLLRQLLSNGTDFTYFPIDISANVIGQLEQQLPAMLPDLRMKGLNGEYFDMLEQANTYSHKKKVVLFMGGNIGNFNSTAAHDFCMELSDYLLPGDLLLTGFDLKKNPHVILQAYNDKAGITRAFNFNLLTRINRELGANFDITKFEHYPTYDPGTGACKSYLISLEKQQVQIGHDVRIDFEANEPLYMEISQKYALEETEQLALETGFQPVARFFDNKKWFVDTLWKRV; encoded by the coding sequence ATGCAAACCACTGTAATTCCAGGCCGCACGGTCCTTTGTAAAAGAAAACCGGTGACAGGCACTTTTTATCAGGAAGTAGTTAAAGGACTCAGCGCACCGCAGAAATATCTGGACTCCAAATATTTTTATGATGCAGAAGGTGACCGGCTGTTTCAGGAGATCATGCAATGCGAAGAGTATTACCTGACCGGCTGCGAAATGGAAATCCTGGCCTCCCGCTCAGCTGAAATAGCGAGTGCCCTGGCACAACATGCCAGCACTTTCGATGTGGTGGAACTGGGCGCCGGCGACGCCACCAAGTCCATTCATCTGCTGCGGCAGCTGCTCTCCAACGGAACTGATTTCACCTATTTCCCCATCGACATTTCGGCCAACGTGATCGGCCAGCTGGAACAACAGCTGCCCGCCATGCTCCCCGACCTGCGGATGAAAGGACTGAACGGTGAATATTTCGATATGCTGGAACAGGCAAACACCTACAGCCATAAAAAGAAAGTCGTCCTGTTTATGGGCGGCAACATCGGTAATTTCAACAGCACTGCGGCACATGATTTCTGCATGGAGCTCAGCGATTATCTGTTGCCCGGTGACCTGTTGCTGACAGGCTTCGATCTCAAAAAAAATCCACACGTGATACTACAGGCGTACAATGATAAAGCCGGTATCACCCGGGCGTTCAACTTCAACCTGCTCACCCGTATCAATCGTGAACTGGGGGCTAACTTTGACATTACGAAGTTTGAGCACTACCCCACTTACGATCCGGGCACCGGCGCCTGCAAAAGTTATCTGATCAGCCTGGAAAAACAACAGGTTCAAATAGGCCATGACGTCCGCATTGATTTTGAAGCCAACGAACCGCTGTACATGGAGATATCACAGAAATACGCGCTCGAAGAAACAGAACAACTGGCGCTGGAAACAGGGTTTCAGCCGGTTGCCCGCTTCTTCGACAATAAAAAATGGTTTGTGGACACCCTCTGGAAAAGAGTGTAG
- the egtB gene encoding ergothioneine biosynthesis protein EgtB, with protein sequence MQLKKDYFTVRNRTEDICAPLKTEDYVVQPVVDVSPPKWHLGHTTWFFETFILIPNAKDYTEFDPQYNFVFNSYYESVGARVIRTDRGNLSRPAVEDIMRYRRHVDEAMEAFLDKEHAPELQALITLGLNHEEQHQELLYTDIKYILGHNPLFPAYNPAKTSPVATKTTGSWLEMKAGIYEIGFSGGGFCFDNELGRHKVYLGDYSLSEALVTNAEYLDFIQAGGYHDFRYWHAEGWDWVKKNQVEMPMYWYNINGQWMHYNWQGLQPLLPDAPLCHISYYEAAAFAAWKGMRLPTEFEWEAAAPQLSWGTRWEWTESAYLPYPGFTKAPGAIGEYNGKFMINQMVLRGASEVTPPHHSRITYRNFFHPSLRWQFTGIRLAK encoded by the coding sequence ATGCAATTGAAAAAAGATTATTTCACCGTACGTAACCGGACAGAAGATATTTGCGCACCGCTCAAAACAGAAGACTATGTAGTGCAACCGGTGGTGGATGTCAGTCCGCCCAAATGGCACCTCGGACACACCACCTGGTTTTTTGAGACTTTTATTTTGATACCTAACGCGAAAGACTATACGGAGTTTGACCCGCAATATAACTTTGTCTTTAACAGTTACTACGAATCGGTTGGGGCCCGCGTGATCCGTACGGACCGCGGCAATCTGAGCCGGCCTGCGGTAGAGGACATCATGCGGTACCGCCGCCATGTGGACGAGGCCATGGAAGCCTTCCTGGACAAGGAACACGCACCGGAACTACAGGCACTCATTACACTGGGGCTTAACCATGAAGAACAACACCAGGAACTGCTGTACACCGATATCAAATACATCCTTGGTCACAATCCGCTTTTCCCCGCCTATAACCCGGCTAAAACATCTCCTGTCGCAACAAAAACAACCGGTTCCTGGTTAGAGATGAAGGCAGGCATATATGAGATCGGGTTTTCCGGTGGCGGGTTCTGCTTTGATAATGAACTGGGCCGTCATAAGGTATACCTGGGCGACTACAGTCTCAGTGAGGCGCTGGTCACCAATGCTGAGTACCTTGATTTCATACAGGCCGGCGGCTACCATGATTTCCGCTACTGGCACGCGGAAGGATGGGACTGGGTAAAGAAAAACCAGGTGGAAATGCCGATGTACTGGTACAATATCAACGGGCAATGGATGCATTACAACTGGCAGGGACTGCAACCCCTGCTGCCGGATGCTCCGCTCTGCCATATCAGCTACTACGAGGCCGCCGCCTTCGCAGCCTGGAAAGGTATGCGCCTGCCCACGGAATTTGAATGGGAAGCTGCTGCCCCACAACTGTCGTGGGGCACGCGCTGGGAATGGACGGAAAGCGCCTATCTCCCCTATCCTGGCTTCACCAAAGCACCCGGCGCCATCGGCGAATACAACGGGAAATTCATGATAAACCAAATGGTACTCAGGGGCGCCTCAGAAGTCACGCCCCCACATCATAGCCGCATCACTTACCGCAACTTCTTCCATCCCTCGCTGCGATGGCAGTTTACCGGTATCAGGCTGGCAAAATAG
- a CDS encoding ABC transporter ATP-binding protein, protein MIKVSHVSKSFSHGKNAVNDLSFEVQPGETLVLLGTSGCGKTTTLRMINRLLVPDQGEIFIQGKSVNNETPETLRRNIGYVLQNTGLFPHYTVLENISVVPQLLQWDKARIRSRALALMEKLRLSPFSYAHVYPQQLSGGQQQRVGLARALAADPPILLMDEPFGALDPLTRISVRKEFKLLDELNSKTIILVTHDVEEAFELGSRICIMNEGRIQQMGTAAELLFKPANDFVRHFLDKQRLELELKSLRLRDIWPYLDGAGSMNGILLSADTNCWDTLENLTQDKASSTFRGEEKHLDGNTLMNAITAYKKTVSQHGDA, encoded by the coding sequence ATGATCAAAGTATCACATGTTTCAAAAAGTTTCAGTCACGGTAAAAATGCAGTGAACGATCTGTCTTTTGAAGTACAACCCGGTGAAACACTGGTGCTGCTGGGCACCAGCGGCTGCGGCAAAACCACCACGCTTCGCATGATCAACCGGTTGCTGGTACCAGATCAGGGAGAAATTTTTATCCAGGGCAAATCTGTCAATAACGAAACACCGGAAACACTGCGCCGCAATATCGGCTATGTATTACAGAACACCGGCCTGTTTCCACATTATACCGTTCTTGAAAATATCAGCGTGGTGCCACAGCTGCTGCAATGGGACAAAGCACGTATCCGTTCGCGGGCGCTGGCGCTGATGGAAAAGCTACGCCTGTCGCCCTTCTCCTACGCCCACGTATATCCGCAGCAACTCAGTGGCGGCCAGCAGCAACGGGTAGGGCTGGCACGCGCCCTGGCCGCCGATCCGCCCATTCTGCTGATGGACGAACCATTCGGCGCACTCGATCCGCTTACCCGCATCAGCGTAAGAAAAGAATTTAAACTGCTCGATGAACTGAACAGCAAGACCATTATTCTTGTTACGCATGATGTGGAGGAAGCATTTGAACTGGGCAGCCGTATCTGCATCATGAATGAAGGGCGTATTCAGCAAATGGGCACCGCTGCCGAACTGCTGTTTAAACCGGCCAATGATTTCGTGCGGCATTTCCTGGACAAACAACGGCTGGAGCTGGAATTAAAATCCCTCCGGCTTCGTGACATATGGCCCTACCTCGATGGCGCCGGCAGCATGAACGGCATCCTGCTGTCTGCCGACACCAACTGCTGGGACACCCTCGAAAACCTCACGCAGGACAAAGCCAGCAGTACTTTCAGAGGTGAAGAGAAACACCTCGACGGAAACACGCTGATGAACGCTATCACCGCTTATAAAAAAACTGTCAGTCAGCATGGAGACGCCTGA
- a CDS encoding ABC transporter permease/substrate-binding protein, giving the protein METPETFFDFVRQQSGKLLEQTLTHTGLTFISVLIAVCIGVPAGILISRRKKLAGPVLGVTGVLQTIPSIALLGFMIPLLGIGPKPAIVALFLYALLPVVRNTYTGILGVDPNITEAATGMGMSPRQLLLKVQLPLAMPVILAGIRTATVINVGVATLAAYIAAGGLGEFIFGGIALNNTRMMLAGAIPAALLAILFDWGLSRLQRLNMRKARKTVLVLPAVLLLLSSFYLLPETYSTRIKAGFTPEFMGRKDGAIGLGNVYGLHLRTLVISDMIMYKAAYEKKLDVISGSSTDGRVKAFDLVVLKDDKHIFPPYYAAPVVRQAVLEKYPELAPALDQLSGTINDSIMTELNYRVDYLKQNPQQVAKDFLVSARLWKPARNGTKGTIRIGAKIFGDGYILANMYKMLIEGYTDLNATTKTGLGGTKIVFDALVNDQIDMYPEYTGTGLLVILQAPQQTVDSIIADSKKVYDYVKKGFAEQYQLRWLQPIGFNNTYALMMRREQASRLHISSISDLATYVHHH; this is encoded by the coding sequence ATGGAGACGCCTGAAACGTTTTTTGATTTTGTCCGGCAGCAGTCCGGTAAGCTGCTGGAGCAAACACTTACCCATACCGGCCTTACGTTTATCTCTGTGCTGATAGCCGTCTGCATTGGCGTGCCCGCCGGTATCCTGATCTCCCGCCGTAAGAAACTGGCCGGCCCTGTGCTGGGCGTTACCGGCGTGCTGCAAACCATCCCCAGCATCGCTTTGCTGGGATTTATGATACCATTGCTGGGCATCGGTCCCAAACCGGCGATAGTAGCGCTGTTTCTGTATGCCTTGTTACCGGTGGTACGCAATACCTATACCGGCATCCTGGGCGTAGACCCCAACATTACCGAAGCAGCCACCGGCATGGGTATGAGCCCCCGGCAGCTGTTGCTCAAAGTACAACTGCCACTGGCGATGCCCGTTATCCTGGCCGGCATCCGTACCGCTACGGTCATCAATGTGGGCGTGGCCACGCTGGCGGCATATATCGCCGCGGGAGGCCTGGGTGAATTTATTTTCGGCGGTATCGCACTCAACAATACGCGTATGATGCTCGCCGGTGCTATTCCCGCGGCGTTGCTGGCCATTCTGTTCGACTGGGGACTGTCACGCCTGCAGCGCCTCAATATGCGCAAGGCTCGGAAAACAGTGCTGGTACTGCCCGCGGTACTGCTCCTGCTGTCATCCTTTTACCTGTTGCCCGAAACCTACAGCACCCGCATCAAAGCAGGCTTCACGCCTGAGTTCATGGGCCGCAAAGACGGCGCTATAGGATTGGGCAACGTCTACGGCCTTCATCTGCGCACCCTGGTGATCAGTGACATGATCATGTATAAAGCTGCCTACGAGAAAAAGCTGGACGTCATCAGCGGCAGCAGTACCGATGGTCGCGTAAAAGCTTTTGACCTGGTGGTTTTGAAAGATGATAAACATATTTTTCCGCCTTATTATGCCGCCCCCGTTGTTCGTCAGGCAGTGCTGGAAAAATATCCTGAACTGGCCCCGGCACTTGACCAGCTCTCTGGTACAATTAATGATAGCATCATGACGGAGCTTAACTACCGGGTGGATTATCTCAAACAGAACCCACAACAGGTGGCCAAAGATTTCCTCGTGTCGGCCCGGCTCTGGAAACCGGCCAGGAACGGCACCAAAGGCACCATCCGCATTGGTGCCAAAATTTTCGGCGACGGTTACATTCTGGCCAATATGTACAAAATGCTGATCGAAGGCTATACCGATCTGAACGCCACTACCAAAACAGGGCTCGGCGGCACAAAAATCGTCTTCGATGCATTGGTCAATGACCAGATAGACATGTACCCGGAATATACCGGCACCGGCCTGCTGGTCATCCTGCAGGCGCCGCAGCAAACAGTAGACAGTATTATCGCAGACAGCAAAAAAGTATACGACTATGTAAAGAAAGGATTTGCAGAACAATACCAGCTCAGATGGCTGCAACCCATCGGCTTTAACAATACCTACGCGCTGATGATGCGCCGGGAACAGGCTTCCAGGCTGCATATCAGCAGTATATCCGACTTAGCGACATACGTGCATCATCACTAA
- a CDS encoding carboxypeptidase-like regulatory domain-containing protein translates to MLLLLGCCALSKIYAQHTIKGTVYQKDTRKTLPGAAVLLYDEKARIKAQTQSDEHGNFTIENVQVGFYRLLVSFMGNRTEMIPVEVNARLKTVTFNYIQLSPAISLSRVEVKADRPLMSIRKDTIEFNAGELPTLPNANMHELIEKIPGLTMDDNGNLYYLGAPIKELFIDGRSLLQNMSNVKRVMEILKADLADKIQISDKKNISGITEPGKNEKVLNIIVKDEMKKGIRGTVTGGYGTHDRYNAGTTLNMFRKKLTALGDILANNNNTQSDASTNYQGSFMGNNPQGTNKLFNIGTYYTMEINKKIKLNVNLRHQEQDMTSSEGQERENIFADSSTFYHSNTQKHLISKKNGGILFMDIQPDINNKIIVAAMMEREHKEVHNNRLYNTTDSRMDTLNNGMLNNNDSAVNKTLDATVSYSHKFGKTGRILSLQTSLRKSWQYSYQFNISQNDVFLPFYSADTINQFVSPKNEVSSTSTSATYNEPIGKYWSVALYYSFQNALTKNRQNTADFNIFKHDYIPNDSLTYRFDSRIINHTVKPSLTYNRGKLMLIGAAGLSLSTLTSNNYTTHNKDVRHTTYVDRALNAIIKLDPFKTINITLNGITLPLDAQLLWPVNNNSNPLYIQLGNPGLINAFANNLAFSYFSNSIKGVAFAHTMEGRYTQHAFSTAVFTDTLGRQVSMPINVSGNWGITDNTMLGFRIKHPGITVNYSNAFEYNRTISQINHLDNIVKRYSFLQLLAASINWKKRMEFTAKVGVDYRGNMLSLQDDHYTDFIQYTLAFTANAWLPLDFNAGSNVQYTNNTDAATHFTLLNGWIGKTFLHNKSLSAKFYAFDLLRQNKTVVAYYASTYRERLETTNLSQYFMFSLTYAYGRKGLKAPASKVP, encoded by the coding sequence ATGCTCCTTTTGCTGGGTTGTTGTGCGCTGTCAAAGATATACGCACAACATACCATTAAAGGGACCGTCTATCAGAAAGACACCAGAAAAACGCTTCCCGGCGCAGCAGTATTGCTCTACGATGAAAAAGCACGCATAAAAGCCCAGACACAGTCAGATGAACATGGCAACTTTACCATCGAAAACGTACAGGTAGGCTTCTACCGGCTACTGGTCAGCTTTATGGGCAACCGCACCGAAATGATCCCCGTGGAAGTCAACGCCAGGCTAAAGACCGTCACATTCAATTATATCCAGCTATCACCCGCCATCAGCCTGAGCAGAGTGGAAGTAAAAGCAGACAGGCCACTGATGTCTATCCGAAAGGATACCATCGAGTTCAACGCCGGTGAACTGCCCACCCTGCCCAATGCCAATATGCATGAACTCATTGAAAAAATCCCGGGGCTCACAATGGACGACAACGGTAACCTTTATTACCTGGGCGCGCCCATCAAAGAACTGTTCATTGACGGTCGCTCGCTGTTGCAGAACATGAGCAACGTTAAAAGGGTCATGGAAATACTGAAAGCCGATCTCGCTGACAAAATTCAGATATCAGACAAAAAAAATATCTCCGGTATCACCGAGCCCGGTAAAAATGAAAAAGTACTTAACATCATCGTAAAAGATGAAATGAAAAAAGGCATCCGTGGCACCGTCACCGGCGGATACGGCACGCATGACCGCTACAACGCCGGTACCACGCTCAATATGTTCCGCAAAAAACTGACGGCGCTGGGCGATATACTCGCCAACAATAACAATACGCAAAGCGATGCCAGCACCAACTATCAGGGCAGCTTCATGGGCAACAATCCACAGGGGACCAATAAGCTGTTCAATATTGGCACCTACTACACCATGGAAATCAACAAAAAGATCAAACTCAATGTAAACCTGAGGCACCAGGAGCAGGACATGACCAGCAGCGAGGGACAGGAGCGGGAAAACATCTTCGCAGACAGCAGCACCTTCTATCACAGCAATACCCAAAAACACCTGATCAGCAAAAAAAACGGGGGCATCCTCTTTATGGACATACAACCCGATATCAACAACAAAATTATTGTGGCGGCGATGATGGAAAGAGAACATAAAGAAGTACACAACAACCGCCTGTACAATACCACAGACAGCCGCATGGACACGCTCAACAACGGTATGCTCAACAACAATGACAGCGCGGTCAATAAAACACTGGACGCCACGGTCAGTTACTCCCATAAATTCGGTAAAACAGGAAGAATACTATCACTGCAAACATCCCTGAGAAAATCCTGGCAATACAGCTATCAGTTCAACATCAGTCAGAACGATGTTTTCCTCCCGTTTTACAGTGCTGATACCATCAATCAGTTCGTATCACCGAAAAATGAAGTATCCAGTACCTCCACCTCTGCAACCTATAACGAACCAATCGGAAAATACTGGTCAGTGGCGCTTTACTACTCGTTTCAGAACGCCCTCACCAAAAACCGGCAAAACACCGCCGATTTTAATATTTTCAAACACGATTATATACCAAACGACTCGCTGACATACCGGTTCGACAGCAGGATCATCAATCATACGGTGAAACCGTCGCTTACCTACAACCGGGGTAAACTCATGCTCATCGGCGCTGCCGGGCTTTCACTCAGCACGCTGACCAGCAACAATTATACTACACACAATAAAGACGTGCGGCACACCACCTATGTGGACCGCGCACTCAATGCCATCATCAAACTGGACCCGTTTAAAACTATTAATATCACGCTCAATGGCATTACGCTTCCTTTGGACGCGCAGCTGTTATGGCCCGTCAACAACAACAGCAATCCGCTATATATACAACTGGGTAATCCAGGCCTGATCAATGCATTTGCCAATAACCTGGCATTCAGTTATTTTTCCAACAGTATTAAAGGAGTGGCGTTTGCACATACGATGGAAGGAAGATATACGCAACATGCGTTTTCCACGGCTGTATTCACCGATACGCTGGGCAGGCAGGTGAGCATGCCGATCAACGTGTCCGGCAACTGGGGCATTACCGACAATACCATGCTGGGCTTCCGGATCAAACATCCCGGCATAACCGTCAATTACAGCAATGCATTTGAATACAACAGAACTATTTCACAAATCAACCATCTTGACAACATTGTAAAAAGATACTCGTTTCTTCAGCTGCTGGCAGCGTCCATCAACTGGAAAAAAAGAATGGAATTCACGGCCAAAGTGGGCGTAGACTACAGGGGTAATATGCTTTCGTTGCAAGACGACCATTACACCGACTTTATCCAGTATACGCTTGCCTTCACGGCCAATGCCTGGCTACCGCTGGATTTCAACGCAGGCTCCAATGTGCAGTACACCAATAATACCGATGCCGCCACACATTTTACACTGCTCAACGGGTGGATCGGTAAAACGTTCCTGCACAACAAATCACTGTCTGCCAAATTCTACGCTTTCGACCTGCTGCGGCAAAACAAAACTGTCGTGGCCTATTATGCCTCTACTTACCGGGAAAGGCTGGAAACCACCAACCTCTCCCAGTATTTTATGTTCAGTCTTACATATGCCTATGGCCGCAAAGGGCTAAAAGCACCGGCATCCAAAGTCCCCTGA
- a CDS encoding DsbA family protein: MREPLFCDPATGVCEIPGATAAAGGAHTTLPTDKPLQLIYFTDPICSTCWGIEPQWRRLKLEYGHVLDIRYHMGGLLPSWDVYNSGGISGPSDVAHHWEEVSGHYQMPIDGNVWLEDPLPSSYPPSIWFKAAQLQDEHKSVIFLRRLREMLFLQKKNICRPEPVLAAATYAQLDITQLQRDFETTAPTLFEQDLQLRAQMGVRGFPSVFMINAAGNKELVYGAKPYSVFTTTLHKLFPEAQARTYLRGLDTFSYFPTLTTKEYAVLNDLAIEAAYAQLDAFHREGHLRVTIAGGGALWER; encoded by the coding sequence ATGCGAGAACCTTTATTCTGTGATCCGGCGACCGGCGTTTGTGAGATTCCCGGCGCCACGGCAGCAGCCGGCGGAGCGCATACTACTTTGCCAACAGACAAGCCGCTGCAGCTCATTTATTTTACCGATCCGATCTGCTCTACCTGTTGGGGCATTGAACCACAATGGCGCCGCTTAAAGCTCGAATACGGCCATGTACTGGATATCCGTTATCATATGGGAGGGCTGCTGCCTTCCTGGGACGTGTACAATTCCGGCGGCATCAGCGGCCCTTCCGACGTGGCCCATCACTGGGAAGAAGTAAGCGGCCATTACCAGATGCCGATAGACGGCAACGTGTGGCTGGAAGATCCTTTGCCATCCTCTTATCCGCCTTCCATCTGGTTTAAGGCGGCGCAACTGCAGGATGAACATAAAAGCGTGATTTTCCTGCGCCGCCTGCGTGAAATGCTTTTCCTGCAAAAAAAGAATATCTGCCGCCCTGAGCCTGTGTTGGCTGCCGCTACCTACGCACAGCTTGACATTACACAACTGCAACGTGATTTTGAAACTACCGCTCCGACGCTTTTTGAGCAGGACCTGCAACTGCGCGCACAAATGGGCGTACGAGGGTTCCCTTCGGTATTTATGATCAATGCGGCAGGAAATAAAGAGCTGGTGTACGGAGCCAAACCCTATTCAGTGTTTACTACTACGCTGCATAAACTTTTCCCCGAGGCACAGGCGCGCACTTATCTTCGCGGACTGGACACTTTTTCCTATTTCCCGACGCTGACGACCAAAGAATATGCGGTGCTGAACGACCTCGCGATAGAAGCAGCCTATGCTCAGCTGGACGCTTTTCACCGGGAAGGCCACTTACGGGTGACCATCGCCGGCGGCGGAGCGTTATGGGAGCGTTGA
- a CDS encoding mercuric reductase, giving the protein MQKFDAIVIGSGQGGNPLAKKMAEKGWKTALIEQRQLGGTCINDGCTPTKTMIASARVAHLLSRSETWGINNMGYTIDLPAIVARKNKVVEQFRDGTAQSLEKAGVTVFYGTASFTGVKTISVAINDGGSQELAAEHIFLNTGAAPHIPEVSGLRDVPYFTSTTLQDEVVVPPELIILGGSYIALEMGQLYRRLGSAVTIVEKSPQLMSKEDPDVAAVMKKILEAEDIQVFTSATTEKISGSQGNIQVELQTGGKSQTITGTHLLVATGRQPQTASLQLSNTNVTLDEKGYVQVNDQLETSCPGIYALGDVKPGPAFTHISYNDHLLLYKNLFEEAELSTKTRQLPYCMFTDPQLGRIGLSETRARQEGYPIKVAHLSMDKVARAIETGETAGFMKAIVHEHTGQLLGAAVIGTEGGEIMSVLQMAILGGITATQLREMIFAHPLYAESLNNLFMTLEK; this is encoded by the coding sequence ATGCAGAAATTCGACGCAATCGTAATCGGTTCAGGACAGGGGGGCAATCCCCTGGCGAAGAAAATGGCGGAGAAAGGCTGGAAAACAGCCCTGATAGAACAACGGCAGCTCGGCGGCACCTGTATCAACGACGGCTGCACGCCTACCAAAACCATGATTGCCAGCGCACGGGTGGCCCATCTGTTGTCCCGAAGCGAGACCTGGGGGATAAATAATATGGGCTACACAATTGACCTGCCGGCCATTGTGGCCAGGAAAAACAAAGTCGTGGAGCAGTTTCGGGATGGCACCGCCCAAAGCCTCGAAAAAGCGGGCGTTACTGTCTTTTACGGCACCGCGTCATTCACGGGGGTGAAAACCATCTCCGTGGCCATCAATGATGGCGGCAGCCAGGAACTTGCAGCAGAACATATTTTCCTCAATACAGGGGCAGCGCCACATATCCCGGAGGTCTCCGGCCTTCGCGATGTGCCTTATTTCACCTCCACTACTTTACAAGATGAGGTAGTAGTGCCACCTGAACTGATCATTCTCGGAGGCAGCTACATTGCGCTGGAAATGGGACAGTTGTACCGGCGTTTGGGCAGTGCCGTTACTATCGTGGAGAAAAGCCCGCAACTGATGTCCAAAGAAGATCCCGATGTGGCGGCGGTGATGAAAAAAATCCTCGAAGCGGAAGACATACAGGTGTTCACTTCCGCTACCACGGAAAAAATCAGTGGCAGCCAGGGTAACATCCAGGTGGAGCTGCAGACGGGCGGTAAATCCCAAACCATCACCGGCACACACCTGCTGGTGGCCACAGGGCGACAGCCACAAACGGCTTCATTACAGCTGAGCAACACCAACGTCACCCTCGATGAAAAAGGGTACGTTCAGGTCAATGACCAGCTGGAAACCAGCTGCCCCGGCATCTACGCATTAGGGGACGTGAAACCCGGCCCGGCCTTTACGCATATCTCCTATAACGACCACCTCCTGCTCTATAAAAACCTGTTTGAAGAAGCAGAACTCAGCACCAAAACAAGGCAGCTGCCCTACTGTATGTTCACCGATCCGCAACTCGGACGTATCGGCCTCTCTGAAACACGCGCCCGACAGGAAGGCTACCCGATAAAAGTGGCGCACCTTAGTATGGACAAGGTGGCCAGAGCTATCGAAACCGGCGAAACAGCCGGCTTTATGAAAGCCATTGTACACGAGCATACCGGGCAACTGCTGGGCGCGGCCGTCATCGGTACGGAAGGCGGCGAAATCATGTCAGTCCTGCAAATGGCCATACTTGGCGGTATAACGGCAACGCAGCTACGGGAAATGATCTTCGCCCATCCCCTCTACGCGGAATCACTTAATAACCTGTTTATGACACTGGAAAAATAA
- a CDS encoding DinB family protein, protein MNIKKEIIKTLKDLLLKAHAHVSFAEAVKGLPAELRGVVPDGLPYSIWQLVEHIRITQADILEFSRDADYKSPRWPEGYWPKTAVPANDHVWQKSLDQIKADTHAFIELLEAPEADLFQPFPYGDGQHLFREAVLIADHTSYHTGEIIAIRRLLNAWK, encoded by the coding sequence ATGAACATCAAAAAGGAGATCATTAAGACACTGAAAGACCTGTTGTTGAAAGCCCACGCGCATGTAAGTTTTGCTGAAGCTGTCAAAGGTCTGCCGGCCGAACTGCGGGGCGTGGTGCCCGACGGGCTGCCTTACAGTATCTGGCAGCTGGTGGAGCACATCAGGATAACACAGGCAGATATTCTCGAATTCAGCCGCGATGCCGATTACAAGTCACCCCGCTGGCCGGAAGGCTACTGGCCTAAAACGGCGGTGCCGGCCAATGATCATGTATGGCAGAAGAGCCTCGACCAGATCAAGGCCGACACGCATGCTTTTATAGAACTGCTGGAGGCGCCTGAGGCAGACCTCTTCCAGCCCTTTCCTTATGGCGACGGGCAGCACCTGTTCCGGGAAGCGGTGCTGATAGCAGACCACACCAGTTATCATACCGGCGAAATTATAGCCATACGCCGGTTATTGAACGCCTGGAAATAA